One Rosa chinensis cultivar Old Blush chromosome 3, RchiOBHm-V2, whole genome shotgun sequence DNA window includes the following coding sequences:
- the LOC121052257 gene encoding uncharacterized protein LOC121052257, with protein MKVRVDIPNKPEAFLWRPTPNMSCMEQAQGKTIAWPADKVVLQISQQSENEDNISMPSSKNMNSIKCKLFNWSGKEEIVAEGRWFSNDPKMLVNDIPLGPNAMIVWVDIPTCPESFLWRPTPNMTYIEDVIGTKVAWPANKVVLENSPNIEEVGNLSSPSVNFNSFADCTTIILICECISSFYNLIIIMFVLLLECEQKLQEKVQLVRF; from the exons ATGAAAGTGAGGGTAGATATTCCAAACAAACCAGAAGCTTTTCTTTGGAGGCCTACACCTAATATGAGTTGTATGGAACAAGCTCAAGGTAAGACAATAGCGTGGCCAGCTGATAAAGTGGTCTTGCAAATCAGTCAGCAATCTGAGAATGAAGATAATATATCTATGCCTTCG AGTAAAAACATGAATTCTATCAAGTGCAAGTTGTTCAATTGGAGTGGAAAAGAGGAAATAGTTGCTGAAGGTCGTTGGTTCTCTAATGATCCAAAGATGCTTGTTAATGATATTCCTCTCGGACCTAATGCCATGATAGTTTGGGTTGATATCCCAACATGTCCTGAATCATTTTTATGGAGACCTACGCCTAACATGACATATATTGAAGATGTTATTGGCACTAAAGTAGCATGGCCTGCTAACAAAGTTGTTTTGGAAAATAGTCCAAACATTGAGGAAGTTGGAAACCTATCATCTCCTTCGGTAAATTTTAACTCTTTTGCTGATTGTACTACCATTATTTTGATATGTGAGTGTATTAGTTCCTTTTATAATCTGATTATCATTATGTTTGTCTTGTTGCTAGAGTGTGaacaaaaactccaagaaaaagtGCAACTTGTTAGATTTTAG